In the genome of Paenibacillus sp. FSL R5-0766, one region contains:
- a CDS encoding phospholipase D family protein produces the protein MVSLRRHTSDRKSSRGKFPYIRTGLVLLVLWLIAVMLYQTYKPLPTGISYESPEYRVDQVEFLHDLTYPSSDGQMQHEQQIFQRMMQIVEEAEQFVLVDMFLFNNYQHKGQNFPPVSNEFTEALVAKKNQHPDMDIWFITDEVNTNYNSAPNPLLEQMKQAGIHVVITDVDPLRDSTPVYSAVWRTFFQWFGQSGDGWIKNLMATDGPDITVRSYLKLLNVKGNHRKVVVSEKTAIVSSGNIHDASAYHSNIAFEVTGPIIGDILQSEQAVLDISGGGQVPAYTTPSPDSNTGDLRIRYLTEGKVNDAALHEINQAGKGDTLWIGMFYVASPKVLEALLEAAKRGTEIRLVLDPNENAFGQEKIGIPNRPVAAELHDKSDGKIQIRWYNTTKEQYHTKMIYLAKATGDHIVLGGSTNFTPRNMNDYNLENDLWVAAPPDNKFTLDIANYFERIWNNNDAEFTLDLDEFQEKTTFLKGILYKLQLILGFTTF, from the coding sequence TTGGTCTCATTACGCCGCCATACATCAGACCGCAAGTCTTCACGCGGCAAATTTCCATACATACGAACAGGGCTCGTCCTATTGGTCCTATGGCTCATCGCCGTCATGCTCTATCAGACTTACAAACCATTACCAACGGGCATTTCCTACGAAAGCCCGGAGTATCGTGTGGATCAAGTCGAGTTCCTGCATGACCTCACTTACCCTTCCTCTGACGGACAGATGCAGCACGAACAGCAGATTTTCCAGCGCATGATGCAGATTGTGGAGGAAGCAGAGCAGTTTGTCCTGGTGGATATGTTCCTGTTCAATAATTATCAGCACAAGGGACAGAACTTTCCTCCTGTGAGTAATGAATTCACCGAAGCACTGGTCGCCAAAAAAAATCAGCATCCTGATATGGACATCTGGTTTATTACAGATGAAGTAAATACCAACTATAACTCAGCACCCAATCCGTTGCTGGAACAAATGAAACAAGCAGGCATTCATGTGGTCATCACTGATGTTGACCCTTTGCGTGATTCAACGCCAGTGTACTCTGCGGTCTGGCGGACCTTCTTCCAATGGTTTGGTCAATCCGGAGATGGCTGGATCAAAAACCTGATGGCCACGGATGGTCCGGATATAACGGTCCGTTCCTATCTCAAGCTGCTCAATGTGAAAGGAAATCATCGCAAAGTTGTTGTTAGTGAGAAGACGGCGATTGTCTCTTCTGGCAATATTCATGATGCGAGTGCCTACCACTCGAACATTGCATTTGAAGTAACAGGCCCAATCATTGGCGATATTCTTCAGTCAGAGCAAGCTGTACTCGACATCTCAGGCGGAGGCCAGGTCCCTGCCTACACCACGCCTTCCCCGGATTCAAACACGGGAGACCTACGAATTCGCTATTTAACTGAAGGCAAAGTGAATGACGCTGCACTCCATGAGATCAATCAGGCTGGCAAAGGTGACACCTTATGGATAGGCATGTTCTATGTGGCCTCTCCGAAAGTATTAGAAGCCCTGCTGGAAGCCGCAAAACGAGGAACCGAGATCCGGCTTGTACTTGATCCAAATGAAAATGCATTTGGTCAGGAGAAGATCGGCATTCCGAACCGTCCTGTCGCTGCTGAATTGCATGATAAATCCGACGGTAAAATTCAGATCCGCTGGTATAACACCACCAAGGAACAATACCATACCAAGATGATCTATCTTGCCAAAGCAACCGGAGATCATATTGTCCTAGGGGGTTCAACCAATTTCACCCCCCGAAACATGAATGACTACAATCTGGAGAATGATCTATGGGTTGCTGCACCTCCAGACAATAAGTTCACGCTTGATATCGCGAATTATTTCGAGCGTATTTGGAATAATAATGATGCCGAGTTCACGTTAGACCTGGATGAGTTTCAGGAGAAGACTACGTTTTTGAAAGGTATCCTATATAAACTGCAACTGATTCTGGGTTTTACAACCTTTTGA
- a CDS encoding TetR/AcrR family transcriptional regulator: MTAQSIRDAALFHFARDGYEGASLRAIADEVGIKKPSIYAHFSCKDDLFLHTLAFAFHEVKRHTLEYFRDHADLPLEQRLKGLLIWFEQEYNAHASARLMLRNCFYPPLSLYGEVMDQVYPFIDGMERALTRLLQRAMRNEDIPPLPAEQAAIAFMTFLDGITVEIIYGSSRRYKRRLEASWPVFWHGIHHLNEEAQSVVPEGDSTS, translated from the coding sequence ATGACTGCTCAATCCATTCGAGATGCAGCCCTGTTCCATTTTGCGAGAGATGGCTATGAGGGAGCTTCTCTGAGAGCTATTGCTGATGAAGTCGGGATTAAAAAACCGTCCATATATGCACATTTTAGCTGTAAGGATGATTTATTTTTGCACACACTGGCCTTTGCATTTCACGAGGTAAAACGGCACACACTGGAATATTTCCGCGATCATGCGGATCTACCATTGGAGCAGCGGCTGAAAGGCTTGCTGATCTGGTTCGAACAAGAATACAATGCCCACGCTTCGGCTCGATTGATGTTGCGTAATTGTTTTTACCCACCCCTTTCTCTGTATGGCGAAGTGATGGATCAGGTGTATCCGTTTATCGATGGCATGGAACGCGCACTGACTCGTCTGCTGCAAAGGGCAATGCGTAATGAAGATATACCGCCTCTTCCCGCTGAACAAGCCGCTATTGCATTTATGACGTTCCTCGACGGTATTACCGTGGAGATTATCTATGGAAGTTCCCGTCGCTACAAGAGACGGTTGGAAGCATCCTGGCCTGTCTTTTGGCATGGCATTCATCATTTGAACGAAGAGGCACAAAGCGTTGTGCCGGAAGGAGATTCAACATCATGA
- a CDS encoding multidrug efflux SMR transporter has protein sequence MNRNWLYVFIGGIIEIVWVSGLKHASNAWEWTLTGIAIVISFGLIIAASKRLPVGTVYAVFTGIGTAGTVLTEMVLFGEPFRLAKVLLIGLLLCGVIGLKLVTDQQEAKGGAV, from the coding sequence ATGAACCGCAACTGGTTATATGTATTTATCGGTGGAATTATTGAGATTGTCTGGGTGAGCGGGCTGAAACATGCCTCGAATGCCTGGGAGTGGACTTTAACGGGGATTGCCATCGTGATCAGCTTTGGACTGATCATTGCCGCTTCCAAAAGGCTGCCTGTGGGTACGGTGTATGCCGTCTTTACGGGAATTGGTACGGCGGGTACCGTCCTTACGGAAATGGTACTGTTCGGTGAGCCGTTCCGCTTGGCCAAAGTATTGCTCATCGGGCTGCTGCTCTGCGGCGTAATCGGACTGAAGCTGGTTACGGATCAGCAAGAAGCCAAAGGAGGTGCAGTATAA
- a CDS encoding multidrug efflux SMR transporter yields the protein MAWMAIVGAGICEIFGVIGINGASTKKGWPYIVLMLVSFVFSFSLLSYAMTSIPMGTAYAVWTGIGTVGSTLTGMFLFGERKEAKRILFIAMILVAAVGLKLIT from the coding sequence ATGGCTTGGATGGCAATTGTAGGTGCAGGGATATGTGAAATTTTCGGCGTAATCGGTATTAATGGTGCTTCCACCAAGAAAGGATGGCCATACATCGTACTTATGCTGGTGTCGTTTGTGTTCAGCTTCTCGTTGCTGTCCTACGCCATGACATCCATTCCCATGGGCACAGCGTATGCCGTGTGGACGGGGATCGGGACGGTCGGCAGTACGTTAACAGGCATGTTCCTGTTTGGTGAACGGAAAGAAGCGAAGCGTATACTGTTTATCGCGATGATTTTGGTGGCAGCCGTTGGGCTGAAACTGATCACATAA
- a CDS encoding TetR/AcrR family transcriptional regulator: MNEKKKLIITTALKLFSAKGSAATSMQEIAEICGMSKGSLYLIFKSKEELEDSTMEYCLFTLIDELSQIEHEADLTPRERSHKQIETLLGHVSELKEFLRVQMQSMMMNDEPHRKEKCNPQHKDLEILTLHGFKDKLEDMYGPEIEPYTIDLILLIQGLFLSYVKIWFTEMPSLTVSKMATNMLQMIDYAAYGLLDQRPAPLILLEDWPAWSSDPNTDSTVMRHPIHIIKQMQDIAGSDLPAGQTKNDVLETIAILRQEMMEFTPRRAIILGMMHNLESVSAIKPLHSELKHSLDAKYSRFIQADSSHI; the protein is encoded by the coding sequence ATGAATGAGAAGAAAAAACTCATCATTACTACAGCACTCAAGCTATTCTCGGCCAAAGGCAGTGCCGCAACCTCCATGCAGGAGATTGCAGAGATATGCGGGATGTCTAAGGGAAGCCTCTACCTGATATTCAAATCCAAAGAGGAATTGGAAGACAGCACGATGGAGTACTGTTTATTTACGCTCATAGACGAACTATCCCAGATCGAACATGAAGCTGACCTTACTCCGAGAGAACGTTCACACAAACAGATTGAGACACTGCTCGGCCATGTGTCCGAGCTAAAGGAATTTTTACGTGTGCAGATGCAAAGCATGATGATGAATGATGAGCCACATCGCAAGGAAAAATGCAACCCGCAGCATAAAGATTTGGAGATCCTTACACTACACGGTTTCAAGGACAAACTGGAAGATATGTACGGACCGGAGATTGAACCCTATACGATAGATCTTATTTTACTCATACAGGGTCTGTTCCTCTCCTACGTTAAGATCTGGTTTACGGAAATGCCCTCCCTTACCGTCTCCAAAATGGCAACCAATATGCTGCAGATGATTGATTATGCAGCTTACGGATTGCTCGATCAGCGCCCTGCGCCTTTGATTTTGTTGGAAGACTGGCCCGCATGGAGTAGTGATCCAAACACAGACTCCACTGTGATGCGTCATCCCATTCACATCATCAAGCAAATGCAGGATATCGCTGGTTCCGATTTGCCCGCAGGGCAAACAAAGAATGATGTTCTCGAAACCATCGCCATCCTCAGACAGGAGATGATGGAATTCACACCGCGGCGTGCCATCATTCTCGGCATGATGCACAATTTGGAGAGCGTATCTGCCATCAAACCTTTGCACTCTGAGCTTAAGCACAGTCTGGATGCCAAGTATAGCCGGTTTATCCAGGCTGACTCGTCACACATATAA
- a CDS encoding efflux RND transporter permease subunit produces the protein MKGIINFSLNNKFAIWILTIIISFAGLYSGLTMKQETIPNINVPFLNVTAIDPGAAPEGIVEDVTKPLEVKLRNVDGVKTVTSTSMENAASITLEFDYGTDLTNATATVREALNEVQLPDSVQKPTISKFSINSFPVVSLSLSDKDGGDLEQLTRLVESDIQPALEDIDGVAQVQVSGQYVKEVQLKFDQAKMAELGLTEDTVNGIVQGSSIRVPLGLFELDKSQKAVVVDGNIIDIDDLKNLAIPVVPGGAGASAGNGSGGAPQGSGAPTGEAGQGTAPGSAQGTDQAAGQAAGGNASVGSPSGAANAAGIPTVKLSEIAKIEVIGQAESISRTDGKESIGISIVKSNDANTVDVVNAVKDKAEELQSQFKNADLTVLLDQGKPIQDSVNTMLGKAVFGALFAILIILLFLRNIRSTIISIISIPLSLLMALTALNMMDITLNMMTLGAMTVAIGRVVDDSIVVIENIYRRLTLKGERLKGRELVREATREMFVPILSSTIVTIAVFLPLALVSGMVGELFTPFALTMVFALLASLIVAITIVPMLAHTLFRGGLKNKQNHEEKPGKMAEGYKRLLNWTLSHKLITVSIAVILLVGSLFLYPFIGASFLPEQQDKYVTITYSPQTGALREGVEKEALVAEKWLLEQPGLEKMQYSIGGSNPLSSMGGGGSNSALFYIEYNEDTKDFTQVKEQLVEGLKKEVTVGTWNELDMSGGLGGSGLSLSIYGDNVEQLKPVSDEILKLVEADKDNFEKADTTLADTYGQYTLVADQEKLSSLGLTAGQLAMTLSPARERPVLTEVDIDNKTYKVYVETDNKTFSSIKEIEDETVTSPLGIEVPIKDVAKVEEGTSPNSIMQIDGKVVVQVTANILASDVTKASSNLQAEIDKLDLPDGVEVKFGGTTEQINDTFTQLGLAMLAAIAIVYFVLVVTFGGGLAPFAILFSLPFTVIGIMVGLFIAGGTLDVSAMMGGLMLIGIVVTNAIVLIDRVIHKEKEGMSTREALLEAGATRLRPILMTALATIGALLPLVTGLEESAGIISKGLGITVIGGLISSTLLTLVIVPIVYEFLMKFKKKRIED, from the coding sequence ATGAAAGGTATAATTAATTTTTCACTGAACAACAAGTTTGCGATTTGGATTCTGACGATTATCATCTCTTTCGCAGGTTTGTACAGCGGATTGACGATGAAACAAGAGACAATCCCGAACATCAACGTACCGTTTCTGAATGTCACTGCCATTGATCCGGGGGCTGCACCGGAGGGAATTGTTGAAGATGTCACGAAGCCGCTGGAAGTAAAACTACGCAATGTAGATGGCGTGAAGACAGTGACCTCCACTTCCATGGAGAACGCAGCATCGATCACACTCGAATTTGATTATGGAACAGATCTAACCAACGCAACTGCAACCGTTCGTGAGGCACTGAATGAAGTACAACTGCCTGACAGCGTGCAGAAGCCGACCATTTCCAAGTTCAGCATTAACTCTTTCCCGGTTGTATCTCTAAGCCTGTCCGACAAGGACGGCGGTGACCTGGAACAATTGACACGACTGGTTGAATCGGATATTCAGCCTGCACTCGAAGATATTGACGGTGTAGCTCAGGTCCAGGTGTCCGGTCAATATGTGAAAGAAGTTCAATTGAAGTTTGACCAAGCCAAAATGGCCGAGCTGGGCCTGACCGAAGATACGGTAAACGGCATCGTTCAAGGTTCATCCATTCGTGTGCCCCTTGGACTGTTTGAACTGGATAAATCCCAGAAAGCCGTTGTCGTAGATGGAAACATCATCGACATCGATGATCTGAAAAACCTTGCCATTCCAGTTGTACCCGGCGGTGCCGGAGCTTCCGCAGGCAATGGTTCAGGCGGAGCGCCACAAGGCTCTGGAGCGCCAACTGGTGAAGCTGGTCAAGGTACAGCTCCTGGCTCTGCACAAGGAACAGACCAGGCTGCAGGCCAAGCTGCTGGTGGTAATGCCAGTGTGGGTAGCCCTTCAGGTGCTGCCAACGCAGCTGGTATCCCGACAGTGAAATTAAGTGAAATTGCCAAGATCGAAGTCATCGGTCAAGCGGAATCCATTTCCCGGACTGACGGCAAGGAATCGATTGGTATTTCCATTGTAAAATCCAACGATGCCAACACGGTTGATGTCGTTAACGCAGTCAAAGATAAAGCGGAAGAGTTGCAATCGCAGTTCAAAAATGCTGATTTGACTGTCCTGCTTGACCAAGGTAAACCGATTCAGGACTCGGTGAACACGATGCTGGGTAAAGCCGTTTTTGGTGCCTTGTTTGCCATCCTGATCATCCTGCTATTCCTGCGTAATATTCGTTCAACCATTATCTCCATTATATCGATCCCGCTCTCCTTGCTCATGGCATTGACTGCGCTCAACATGATGGATATTACTTTGAACATGATGACGCTGGGTGCCATGACGGTTGCCATCGGACGGGTTGTCGATGACTCCATCGTTGTTATCGAGAACATCTACCGCAGATTAACGCTCAAAGGTGAGAGATTAAAAGGCCGTGAACTAGTCCGCGAAGCAACTCGCGAGATGTTTGTGCCAATCCTTTCTTCCACGATCGTAACTATTGCGGTATTCCTGCCACTGGCGTTGGTAAGCGGTATGGTCGGTGAGTTATTCACGCCATTTGCACTGACCATGGTATTCGCTTTGCTGGCATCCCTGATCGTTGCCATTACCATTGTGCCGATGCTTGCGCACACCCTGTTCCGTGGAGGGTTGAAGAACAAACAGAATCACGAAGAAAAACCGGGCAAAATGGCGGAAGGTTACAAACGTCTGCTGAACTGGACCCTTTCACACAAACTCATCACGGTCAGTATTGCAGTGATCTTGCTGGTCGGCAGTTTGTTCCTGTACCCGTTCATCGGTGCAAGCTTCTTGCCAGAACAACAGGATAAATATGTGACTATTACGTACAGCCCACAAACTGGAGCTTTACGTGAAGGTGTAGAAAAAGAAGCACTCGTTGCCGAGAAGTGGTTGCTGGAACAACCGGGTCTGGAGAAAATGCAATATTCCATCGGCGGAAGTAACCCACTGAGCAGCATGGGTGGCGGTGGTTCCAACTCGGCTCTATTCTATATTGAATATAACGAAGACACGAAAGACTTTACTCAAGTGAAGGAACAGCTTGTAGAAGGTCTGAAGAAAGAAGTTACCGTAGGTACCTGGAATGAGCTCGACATGTCCGGCGGTCTGGGTGGTAGCGGCCTGAGTCTCTCCATCTATGGCGATAATGTAGAGCAACTCAAACCTGTGTCGGACGAAATTCTGAAACTGGTTGAAGCGGATAAGGATAATTTTGAAAAAGCAGACACTACACTCGCTGACACCTACGGGCAGTATACGCTCGTGGCGGATCAGGAGAAATTGAGTTCCCTGGGCCTGACTGCAGGCCAACTGGCAATGACGCTGAGCCCGGCACGGGAACGTCCTGTGCTTACGGAAGTCGATATCGATAACAAAACGTACAAAGTATATGTAGAGACAGACAACAAAACATTCAGCAGTATTAAAGAAATTGAGGATGAAACCGTCACTTCACCTCTTGGCATCGAAGTACCAATCAAAGATGTTGCCAAAGTAGAAGAAGGTACGTCCCCGAACTCCATCATGCAAATTGATGGTAAAGTTGTTGTACAAGTCACAGCCAACATCCTGGCTTCGGATGTAACGAAAGCTTCGAGTAACCTACAGGCTGAGATCGACAAGCTGGATCTGCCTGATGGCGTTGAAGTGAAGTTCGGAGGTACAACCGAACAGATTAATGATACCTTTACTCAACTGGGTCTCGCCATGCTGGCGGCCATCGCCATTGTATACTTCGTGCTCGTTGTTACATTCGGCGGCGGATTGGCACCATTCGCAATCCTGTTCTCCCTGCCATTTACGGTTATTGGTATTATGGTAGGTCTGTTCATCGCTGGTGGTACGCTTGACGTCTCAGCCATGATGGGTGGACTGATGCTCATCGGGATCGTGGTCACCAACGCCATCGTGTTGATCGACCGTGTTATTCACAAGGAAAAAGAGGGTATGTCTACCCGTGAAGCCTTGCTGGAAGCCGGTGCAACACGTCTGCGTCCAATTCTGATGACCGCTCTCGCAACCATTGGTGCCCTGTTGCCACTGGTAACGGGTCTCGAAGAGAGTGCGGGTATCATCTCCAAAGGACTCGGAATCACCGTAATCGGTGGTCTGATCAGCTCCACGCTGCTCACACTGGTTATCGTACCGATTGTGTATGAGTTCCTGATGAAATTTAAAAAGAAAAGAATCGAAGATTAA
- a CDS encoding PucR family transcriptional regulator ligand-binding domain-containing protein translates to MLHIQVRDMLKRPVFRKAEVLASDRALERYVRWVHIMEVPEVGDLLNGGELVLTTGIGWQEGEQQGLSFLRQLIARGAAGLCMELGDHTKSQLGAMKEIAVAADFPLIWFHEQVRYIDITQDLHFTLIRSHQRMIAELDSLTTSFNQLLLNGDGVQPLLRLLSRTTGCAVALYPLEGEASSVPYCSPEQLETRRQDWFLQREHLAGEDIPNLMQLSDNTLDVISMPVQALDYTFADLVLMHQKLQDHDSNNIPIKPSDEFVFQALERCAAAIAQDWMRTKYMEEKRRYKEDMWVIDWLNGHHSTKEIHEYVSTVNPLLATSKATIILFDSNPAYTDSLKIQKLLIQRNIVARSVFARENFTLYSTVLNHQIILIILDPLPGSQRKSSLWRCIEQLQQHEQEQNHCLFSGLFGIGHNCTDLSRLKDSLESAKETLRIQKDIGVMQQPFYSNLHCYRIIASMKQSGNLDDFIEEYLGPLIRYDVEKGGQLLRTLKQYLILCCSKQETATALYIVRQTLYHRLDKIEALLGEDYILPEKRVAIELAIYAYEYVHGPIA, encoded by the coding sequence ATGCTTCATATTCAAGTCAGAGACATGTTAAAACGTCCCGTATTTCGCAAGGCGGAAGTTCTGGCCAGTGATCGTGCGCTAGAGCGGTATGTTCGCTGGGTTCATATCATGGAGGTTCCAGAAGTAGGGGACTTGCTCAATGGCGGGGAATTGGTGCTTACGACAGGCATTGGCTGGCAGGAAGGTGAGCAGCAAGGCCTGTCTTTTTTGCGTCAGTTAATTGCTCGTGGGGCTGCCGGACTCTGTATGGAACTGGGGGATCACACCAAGTCGCAGCTCGGTGCTATGAAGGAAATTGCAGTGGCAGCGGATTTCCCGTTGATCTGGTTCCACGAACAAGTCCGTTATATTGATATTACGCAAGACCTGCATTTCACCCTGATTCGCAGTCATCAGCGGATGATTGCCGAACTCGACAGTCTCACCACCTCGTTTAACCAACTTCTTCTGAATGGAGACGGGGTACAACCCCTGCTTCGATTATTGTCACGAACAACCGGATGTGCCGTGGCGTTATATCCACTTGAGGGGGAAGCGAGTAGCGTTCCCTATTGCTCTCCAGAGCAGCTGGAGACTCGTCGGCAGGATTGGTTTTTGCAGCGGGAACATTTGGCGGGGGAGGATATTCCGAATTTAATGCAACTGTCAGATAACACATTGGATGTGATCAGCATGCCTGTTCAGGCGTTAGACTACACCTTTGCTGACCTTGTGCTGATGCACCAAAAACTGCAGGATCACGATTCAAATAATATACCAATCAAACCTTCGGATGAATTCGTCTTTCAGGCACTGGAACGTTGCGCGGCCGCAATTGCCCAGGACTGGATGCGAACCAAATACATGGAAGAGAAACGTCGCTACAAAGAAGATATGTGGGTCATTGACTGGCTTAACGGACATCACTCCACAAAAGAAATCCATGAATATGTATCTACCGTTAATCCCCTTCTCGCAACGAGTAAAGCTACCATAATCTTATTCGACAGCAACCCCGCGTACACAGACAGCCTCAAAATTCAGAAATTATTGATCCAACGCAACATCGTTGCCCGTTCCGTGTTCGCTCGGGAGAATTTCACCCTCTACAGCACCGTTCTAAACCACCAGATCATTCTTATCATTCTCGACCCACTACCTGGATCTCAGCGCAAAAGCAGTCTCTGGCGCTGCATCGAACAGCTGCAGCAGCACGAGCAGGAACAGAACCACTGCCTCTTCTCAGGCCTATTCGGTATCGGTCATAACTGCACAGACCTCTCCCGTCTCAAGGACAGCCTGGAATCAGCAAAGGAGACACTGCGAATTCAGAAGGACATCGGTGTGATGCAGCAGCCCTTTTACAGTAATCTTCATTGTTACCGCATCATCGCCAGTATGAAGCAGAGTGGCAATCTGGATGATTTCATCGAAGAATATTTGGGGCCGCTCATTCGTTACGATGTAGAGAAAGGAGGTCAGCTGCTGCGCACGCTCAAGCAATATTTGATCCTGTGCTGCTCCAAGCAAGAGACGGCCACCGCTCTATATATCGTCAGACAGACACTGTATCACCGTTTGGACAAAATCGAAGCCCTTTTGGGAGAAGATTATATCCTCCCCGAGAAAAGGGTTGCGATCGAACTTGCCATCTACGCCTATGAGTACGTACACGGCCCGATCGCGTGA
- the hydA gene encoding dihydropyrimidinase has product MSTRKLIRNGVLVTASDTFEADILIEKGKITQIGIGLMPDERTEVVDAAGCYVIPGGIDPHTHLDMPFGGTVTADDFATGTTAAAFGGTTTIIDFCLTQKGRPLIESLQEWHAKAEGKAAIDYGFHLMIGEMNDQVLEELPQIIEEEGVSSFKVFMAYKNQFQADDGILFQTLQKAKEYGALVMVHAENGDVIDLLVRQALAEGRTEPIHHALTRPSMLEGEATGRAARLAALADSQLYVVHVTCAEAVEQIARMREMGYRIWGETCPQYLILDQSIMDQPDFEGAKYVWSPPLREVAHQEVLWNALKSGQLQTIGSDHCSFNFKGQKDLGKDDFSKIPNGGPVIEDRLSILYSEGVVKGRITLNQWVDLCSTRASKLFGLFPQKGTLAVGTDADIVIFDPSVNRVISADTHHMNVDYSAFEGMQVQGCPVTVLCRGEYVIRDRQYTGTAGAGQYVKRNKYDAGAPIPMKHPVTAVNGGRS; this is encoded by the coding sequence ATGAGTACCCGCAAATTGATTCGTAACGGTGTGTTGGTCACGGCGTCGGATACCTTTGAAGCAGATATTTTGATCGAAAAGGGTAAAATCACACAGATTGGCATCGGACTGATGCCTGACGAACGAACGGAGGTTGTGGATGCAGCGGGTTGTTACGTCATTCCGGGCGGGATCGACCCGCATACGCATCTGGATATGCCCTTCGGTGGAACGGTAACGGCGGATGATTTTGCGACGGGAACGACAGCGGCAGCCTTTGGTGGTACAACAACGATCATTGATTTCTGTCTGACACAAAAAGGCCGTCCATTAATCGAATCTCTCCAGGAGTGGCATGCCAAAGCCGAGGGTAAAGCTGCCATCGACTACGGTTTCCATCTCATGATCGGCGAGATGAATGATCAGGTGCTGGAAGAGCTGCCGCAGATCATTGAAGAAGAGGGTGTGTCATCCTTCAAGGTGTTCATGGCGTATAAAAACCAGTTTCAGGCCGATGACGGGATTCTCTTCCAGACGTTGCAAAAGGCAAAAGAGTACGGCGCACTCGTCATGGTTCATGCCGAGAACGGGGATGTCATTGACCTGCTGGTTCGACAGGCGCTCGCCGAAGGGCGCACGGAGCCGATTCATCATGCGCTGACTCGTCCATCCATGCTGGAGGGAGAAGCAACAGGGCGTGCGGCGCGTCTGGCTGCACTTGCGGATTCACAGCTGTATGTGGTGCACGTGACCTGTGCGGAAGCAGTGGAGCAAATTGCGCGTATGCGTGAAATGGGCTACCGGATCTGGGGGGAGACCTGTCCTCAGTATTTGATACTGGATCAATCGATCATGGATCAGCCGGACTTTGAGGGTGCAAAGTATGTTTGGTCACCTCCGCTGCGGGAAGTAGCGCATCAGGAAGTGTTGTGGAATGCATTGAAAAGTGGTCAGTTGCAGACGATTGGCTCCGATCATTGCTCGTTTAATTTCAAGGGGCAGAAGGACTTGGGCAAGGATGATTTTAGCAAAATTCCTAACGGGGGGCCTGTCATCGAAGATCGTCTCAGCATTCTGTATTCCGAAGGTGTAGTCAAAGGAAGGATCACACTGAATCAGTGGGTTGATCTATGTTCGACAAGAGCGAGCAAGTTATTTGGACTATTTCCGCAGAAAGGGACTCTCGCTGTCGGGACAGACGCGGATATCGTTATTTTTGACCCCTCTGTAAACAGGGTGATCTCGGCAGATACGCATCATATGAACGTGGATTACAGTGCATTTGAAGGTATGCAGGTACAGGGATGTCCGGTGACGGTGTTGTGCCGCGGGGAGTATGTCATTCGAGATCGGCAGTATACCGGAACAGCAGGGGCAGGCCAATATGTGAAGCGCAACAAGTATGATGCAGGCGCGCCCATACCGATGAAACATCCTGTGACGGCAGTGAATGGGGGGAGAAGCTGA